In Malus sylvestris chromosome 2, drMalSylv7.2, whole genome shotgun sequence, the genomic stretch ATTGCGCCTAAAGATTGGGTAGTTATCTGAACTTAATCCAAATTCgctcaaaattttattttaaaagaataaAATGAATTTGCATTGATATAGCCGCACTCAGGATGACTCTCAATCATCAATAAATTTGGACCTCTTTATGAGATTCATTTCCACGAACGACTGAAAGTCATCCGAGAGCGTGCATATCTCAAAGTCACCCATGCGACAATCCTTAACATTTCTTTTGCATCCCAAATCTGCTGATCAcatgaacaaaaaataaaaagaatgtaAGAGTTTAGGATCCAAATTACTTATGCTCTTTCATTCAGCCCAGATatccagaaaaataaatcagagagagagagagagaagtcacCCATGCGACAATCCTTAACATTTCTTTTGCATCCCAAATCTGCTGATCAcatgaacaaaaaataaaaagaatgtaAGAGTTTAGGATCCAAATTACTTATGCTCTTTCATTCAGCCCAGATatccagaaaaataaatcagagagagagagagagagagagagagagagagagaggatgttTTGTTTCTTAATACCAtttccaaagaaaatgttaaattataaaaatcaaattacaattgATGGTTAATGTGACAATGTAAAGCCTCATATCAAATTTTGTACTTCTCTAACTGAATTGTCAgatgttattttattatttaaatagagctttaaatgattgtaattattaaaaaaatgttgaaacaaaatttttattggtTGAAATGTTAGTGAAATAAGGGATCCactattaaaatgaattaaaaataaatttgacatcaaaTCACTAAGCTTTCAAATCCAGTCAGCAAATAACACTTCGGTTGGAGTGACTTTTAATGTTAAATATGCACATTGACATTCCACCTAGGATTTTGACATTTCTTTTAGATGCTTTTACTCACAGGTCTTGACGTCGTTTTATAGTTGAAAGACCGCATTCATATTTACCAAAATGCACTTGGACCGCACACCAAATTTCAGAGATATTGCTCAGACCGAAATTGGCGTTCGTTACAAATTTCATTgtcaaaattaccaaaatgtccATCACACAATGACCAAATTAACCTCATTTATACGTTGGTATCGTGTAGGGTAGTTTGAGTTATATAAAAGTAAATTAACTGTCATTTACTTAATTCACAGAGGAAGGTAAATCCTGCATGCTGACTATCAATATGAACTACGAATACTATTTTGATTAAATACTTGCAATGATGGGGGAAAATGAAGTTGCTGGATCTAATATTTGTAGACAACTATTAAATATACTTTTATGTTAACAaaattcttcttccttttttatgtaatttgagtcttaaaataaaagtatttgAGTATAAAAACCCTAGGCGTCCAAACTCATATCAATGATAAATCATCGCAACCGGAACTGTTCTAGAGCACGTGTTTTGGATGATCAGTTGACTCCAACTTCTACTAACTAATAGTTCGTTAAATAGATTTGTATATGAAAACGGCAGACAAATGGAATTAATGAGATTTAAAATGATAATAAAAGTCGATATATCGACAAATTCTGGTCATCATGTACAGTTATATGACGATAGTTGCTTATGAAATTTAACTTTATCCACTATGAAATTTAGATTTTGAATTGTATTATGTATTCACAATAGACGTACGTAACctataagttttaaaaatattagAGTTGCGCCCTACACACAGTGGCGGATTCACGTAGGGACCTGGAAGGTCCCAGGACCCATCGACGATCCTAAATTGCTGCTAGAAATTTTCCAGGGACCCCTCGTACTGGAGCATGAGGTCTGTGCAGGTTGTAGGTCGCAAGTTGCAGTGGCTGTCTTCTTCTCAGAGAAGATGATCGCGCacggaaaagaaagaaaatagggaCCCTTCCTGCCTCTCTCCTCCTTGCTTCTGCCATGGTCTCATCCATCGATGCCACCCACTTCTCCTCCAACCTTTCTCTGTCGTCTGGCGGGGGCAGTACATAAGCCCAAATTTCCCCAAATTATTTCAACCACCTTAGTAATTTTTCATATGGATGAAATTTCCTTCATAAGGTTAGTAAGATGGATATGATTTGTGGGTTGGTGAAATTTGGGGGTGGAGCTGCCATGGCTTCGGGAGAATGGGGAGGGAGACGGTTGGTGGAGGCATGGCAGCTGTGTTCATAGTGAGAGAGAAGGTGGATGTTTGGAAACTAGTAAAAGAGAAAAATGGTGTGTTTGGTTAGAAAGATAGTGGGAGTTTGGGGAGAGTTTTATTTGACCAGTGTTTTAGATAATTAATAACTTAGGTACTCCCTAGTAACTTATGAAACTTCATAATGGACACTTGAATTATGATTTTATAATTTGTAATATTGTTTTGCATAtgattttttaatgaaatgtattatatttaaattttcaatgttatttttgtctataaattttttGACCTTAATTATTGGGACCTCTCGAATTTAAAATCTTGAATCCGCCACTGCCTACACACCACGGCATCATCGATTTGTATCgaataacaaatataaatattataattgaaAATCATAAAATCGTACTAAAAATGGTAAATTATGTACACAATGATAAGTGGTAATAATGCAAAATACAAGGTATGAGTGTGATAAAACAGAAGGGGTACAATGGTAAAAGAGTCCAGATAAAGAGGTTGAGAAATTGGAGGGAAAAATATCAAACACGGAAAGTAACGGAGTTGACAAGTAGGCAATAACGCCTTCCAACAAAATGCCAGATTTTTATTCACGTGGAAATGCCATTTTAGCAGTCAACCTTCCAGATCAGCTCGTACCGTTGGATTCCATATCTGGTGCATCCTCCTCCGTCCATCTAATCCATCCAACGGCGCCAAATGCACCAATATATTAGTTTCGTGGTTTGGCAGAATGTCCCTATATTTTGACTGTTAATTTTTACAGCCGTTAgatcacataaaaaaaaaatctaatggcTCAAAATCATTAGATTaacattaaataaaaatgaaaaattgggTAAAGAGAATGTTGTGAATATATACCTCTGGTAAATCATTGATTCGATGTTTTATGCTGAACATGTTTAGCTATACAAAACTAACATTCTTCTCCTCATTGCAGCCTTCAGATGCCTCAAATATCTCCTCTATCATTTTTAAAGTGAAAAAACCACCTAATATGAATTCGAGAATAATATATAACTGGATTGCAACTATGCACGTACGAATTGAGTCTTGAATTATTTTATAGGTGAAGACCGCGATTTTACTAACCACAATATTGAAAAACAATGTGCTTGAAACCGAggatgaaagtatgttttaataCGCCTTATCTAGTTAagatttgttttatatttatttggCACATgattattcttttttctttttgagaggattcattgtttttaatttcAACAGAATCTACATGTATTTAGATTCTTAGCTCCATTAAAGATAGCATTTGTGAAGAATAATCTCACAACGAGGTTTGTagagttttaaaatttttaaaaattttaatataacgatatatttaaaattagaaTAAACGAAGAGTTGCAGCCCTTCAATGTGCTCTCTACTTTTTGTGCGCTCGTTGGCCACATGTTAGTAATTAATGAATTATAATTTGTTCAACGACAACGCTATATGTTGTGGACATAAAAATGTAGTATTAATAAACAAACACACATGATATAACTTGAGTGAATTTATAAAATTACGTGATTGCGTGACTATTACATTAGTTAGTAAACAAAATAAGGcaattgaagaaaaataaacaaaaacactttgcaagaaTTTTATTTCTTGAATCATTAGTGACAGCCCAATGGGTTATTATAACCACTAAAATCTCTCGCTGAGAGGTTTCTAGTGACGGATTGTTAGCCACAACATTGTCACTCATCCTATCTTCGAGGTGGAGCGATGATCACAGATCACCAATCACCATTAACAATTTGATGGGATAATTCTGCAGAGTTTTTATCATGGTGGAGTAAGTACTTTTGAGCATGACTTACAAATTGTGTTGGGGTTATTGTCACAACGCAGAACCTGGAAATGCTCTTCCAGTCTCCCTTCCCATATTCCTGTAAGCCTTCAAGAACAACCTGACCAAATCATggccaaaattttcaaaaataacataaaaattgaaGATTAAGTAATAACCGTGAGTTATGCAATGTGTTCTCGTCCTATATCTCACAAATTAAAATATAGATTAATAAACTGTAAATCAAAACCACACATTTATAAGGACTTACTTGTGTTCTTCCTCGGTGCTTTGTTCTaactgttggaaaatattattatttagatttattttaatgtttggtatTTTGGGCTTAGCCTattagtattagggtttcgtttCCTTGCCTATTAGGGTTATgttagttttatatatatatggtacTTTGTAACTCTATAGAATAacaagttattcacaatgtagtctcttaggttttttgtagccgttccggcattctcgtttgtttaataatatttctattattcttgttagtcttgttcgttgcgcactctgatattcaacttggtatcagagcgggttcGATCCTTAGGGTTCAATCCGTTCTCGTTGGTATCAATTTGTTTGCCTTTGTCGTCGTTCGTTTTAGATTTGTTAGTTGATATTGATTGTTtgcaatgaaaagaaaattgaaaggtaaaaaaaaaaggtttgctTGTAGAGGAGAAGATCCCCTAGCAAATAAAAAaggggaagaaggagaaaagaagagagaaaaaaaaaaccacggaaaggaaaaagaaggaagaaggtgcGATGTTGCACCTCTTCGCCcataagaagagagaaaaaagaaggaaaaagaaaaaaaaaattgtttggagTTTTTGAGGCCCCCACACGGGCAAAgaaaaaatatgttatttttgtttgtttggaagCTCGCAATTGACATTGGCATCGGTATTGATATTGGTATTGGTATTGGTATTGATATTGGCATCGACATCGGCATCAACATCGGTATTGGTATTGGTATTGGCATCGGCATTGGCATCGGtatcggcatcggcatcggcatcgacATTGGTACTGGAATTTGGAGTCTTGCATCTACATCTACTTTGGCAAACCCATgtcgtgtaccgccatgagtttgacggggggtgttggaaaatattattatttagatttattttaatgtttggtattttgggcttagcccgttagtattagggtttcaTTTCCTTACCTCTTAAGGTTATGttagttttctatatatatggtACTTTGTAATTCTATACAATAacaagttattcacaatgtagtttCTTAGGttttttgtagccgttccggcattctcgtttgtttaataatatttctattattcttgttaatcttgttcgttgcgtactctgatattcaactctaACTTTTCTTTCGATGAAAATCTTGTACTTGGGTACCGCTATAAGACCCGACTCGATCATCAAAGTGTCCTCAACCAATGCTTCCAAGTGCTTCTTCACTTGCTCAACAGTAATCTCATACCTGAACATAGGGGTGGTTCGGGTCGGGATCCCGAACCGAAACCCCGAAcccgattcccaaaccaaaacatttcgggatgggattttatatcccgaaaccgaaccaaaactaTTGGAATCCCGaaattcgggattcccgaaagtgtttcgggattttcgggaaaCTTCGGGATTGGGCTTTTATAACTTTTTACAATTTGAAGCCCAAAATGTTGGGCTTTTAAAGAGTAAGCCCACCATTTAAAGGGTAAGCCCACccttttttcataaaaaaaaaaaaaaaagggttacaATTGGCAATTGCAACCAGCCACTGCCCGCACAAGCACATGCAACCCACTTGTTTCAATTTCATCACAATATCACAGATTCACAATACCACACCTGTTTCAATTTTCATATCAAGAAAGCAACAACTAACAAGTTAAGCTTAAGTTTATAAACGTCTAacaaactagttaattaaaagtGCATGCAACCAAAATGAAATAAGTTAAATTTTACAAACCAAACTTCCGAATGAATTTAGATTaaattacaaaccaaaagcaaaacatAGTTTATAAACGTAGTTCATTTCCTTTAGCCCCTTCGGCCTCTTCCCCTTGTTGATGAATGACCCGTTGACGTTGGtgttgatggtggtggtggaccCCTTCCTCTTGTTGATAATTGAACCCTCCTTTGTGTTGGATTAGATGCTCTTGAAATGGGTGGTCGTGGTCGTGGAGGTAATGATGGGCGGCGTTGAACTTGaggtggtggaggaggtggCATTTCACCTTGTGTGGGATTCTCCTCACCTCCCATATTAGGCAACTCTAAAAcgataaaaacaataaaacacaaaatatattTAGAAAGTGAATGcataaattttaaaactaagaAAATGAAAACATGAAATCAAATACTTCACTTacccttctccaactcttcaagTTCCTTGTAGAACATAAGATCGTCAATTGTAGGCTCCTTGTAGAAAGACATTTCATTCCCCCTTAGCCAATCACCTGTACACACTAAAGCCTCAacggttggatttgattttaacaaatccaacggttcaagtaatttctaattaaaaattaaaaataaataaataaataaataaataaataaatatatatatatataatattcggttcggttcgggattcccgaaaggtttcaaagatgtggccaaatcccaaaccgaaacttTCGGGTCGGGATCGGTTTCGGGTACCGAATGTTTCGGGAAATTTGATTCGGGAATTTTTCGGGCTAATTTCGGGACGGGATCGGGACAgttcgggattttcgggaaaAAATTCCACCCCTACCTGAACAACCATGCAGTAGTAAATCTTTGTGCCAATTTTGACCCACCATACAAAATACtttctttagttttttttttttttttttgaaattctcTTTCTTTAGTATTTTAATCTTTGAGTTTTGTTCTCATTGATTATTTCACTTTTTACATCACCGGTATTagaggagaaaatttgaaagaaaaaaaaaattaggcagTTAACAGTTACCCGCTATCTAACCGCATGAAGAGGGCTACATGTTGTGTGTGGTTCAAAAGAGGCACACTAGGAATTTCAGCAAAACTTTTTGGAACCTGTTAAAACCAAAAGCACTTACTGAGATTGTTTCTTGTCAGAAGATATGTACATTGCTTTGAGATCAGAAGATATGTACTTTAATTTCAtggtttctctctcttcttgaaaggtaatttctttctttccaaGAAAGcaaatatatattcaaatttggcattaatttctaattaaattatataaatttaaggttgaCGCTACAAAGTCCAAGAgtttctctatttctctgcTGAATTCCCTTCTGGGTTTGAAAGGTCCTCCTGTTGTTTGTGGCAGCAGAAAGAATGTGGGGAACTGTTTTTGTAGCCATTGCTGCTGCGACAGGAAACTTGTAGCAAGGATGGGACAATGCAACCATTGCAGGTACTATTTCTATGATGGTTCTCTTATTCGAGCGACATAAAGAGAGATTCGAACTCGGGTATATGCTAATCTAAATAATAAGACTTTGAGATCTCATTTGAGCCATGAATAATTATCTTCTTTTGCAAATGATTGCACAtatctttatttaatttgaGTTATGATAGTTGTAGGGTTTTCCTCGTCAACCCGGAAAACGTATCAAAAGCAAGTATTGTGTTGTGTGATTTAGGGCTTAGTTGGTATGGAAGCTGTGAcatttacaaatcaaatttgCAGGGGCTGTGCTTTACATCAAAAGGGAATTTAAGTTGGAAACCCAACTGACGATCGAAGGGCTTATCGTGGCCTTGTCTTTGATCGGTGCCACTATCATCACAACATTCTCAGGGCCAGTTTTAGACTGGCTAGGAAGACGTCCAATGCTGATAATTTCATCAGTTTTATATTTTCTCAGTGGTTTAGTAATGCTATGGGCTCCAAATGTCTATGTTCTTCTTTTGGCAAGGCTACTAGATGGGTTTGGAATTGGACTAGCTGTTACTCTTGTCCCGGTCTACATTTCTGAAATTGCCCCACCCGAAATTAGAGGGCTACTGAATACTCTCCCACAGTTTACCGGTTCGGGAGGGATGTTTTTGTCATACTGCATGATGTTTGGAATGTCACTGAAGGATACCCCCAGTTGGAGAATGATGCTTGGAGTTCTTTCTATTCCTTCCTTGGTTTATTTCGGATTGACTCTGTTTTACCTGCCGGAGTCTCCACGGTGGCTTGTTAGTAAAGGAAGAATGGCTGAGGCTAAGAAAGTTCTGCAGAGACTACGCGAACGGGAAGATATTTCAGGTGCATTAAGTACTGCATTTGAATTTATGAATGCTTATGTTTTCGGTGCTGATATTGTGCTTATGTCTAAAAGTATAGCAGGTTTTCCCCTTTCCCATTTTTTGAAAGCTTAGTTTTTTAGGATTGATTGATATGCATGTGAGATGGCTTTGCTGTTTGAGGGACTTGGTGTTGGAGGGGAAGCATCATTGGAAGAGTACATAATTGAACCGGCTAATGAGGGTGGTGAAGGCCAGGCAATGACTTCGGATAAAGATCAAATAAGGCTGTATGGACCGGAGGATGGGAGGGCTTCGATGCTCAAGGGGAGGGCGTCAATGATTGCGAAATCTGTCACAGGACAAGCCAATCTTGGCTTGATGTCGCGACAAGGAAGCTTGTTGAATCCAAATGTGCCTTACGTGGATCCTCTTGTAAATCTATTTGGCAGTGTTCATGAGAAGCTTCTTCCCGAAAACACAGGAAGTATGCGCAGCCTTCTTAATTTGCCGAACATGGGCAGTATTCTCAACATGGGCAGCGTGCTAAATGTGGCACCACCTGGATGCCAAGACAAGACGGAGAATTGGGATTTGGAAGGGAATGGAAATGCAGCTGATTTTGAGGTCAATGTTCGAAGGCCATTGCTCTCAGGTCAAAAATCAGCAAGTATTGTAAATGATATGATGCCTAGTAAGTCCAATAGCTTATTTGGCATGAGGCACAATAGCagctgatgtgagaattacttgacacacaaattaaaccctctttttgacaattgtagtatagatgtaagtagggtatcgttctaggccggggattaggagggattgctaatctattctaaattaatttaaaaatattaaacaagactcatgacacaaaactaggctaaaaactctaataactcgaaacacacttaggatgactcaaaataatgaaaacaatcaaattggacactaggaactgaaatggacggaaattgaattaaaagactaacaacaatgaaaactaactaaataatataatttaataatgggggggtttgattttgacgagaagtaaattaaacttaaataaattacagaattgacaaaagcatgaaattaaggtgaaaggatagatgacggactagctagagggttttttatccacacatgaacatatgcatataatttgattcccagttatgacttcaacaaacgatgaatgacaatgttccaagttaatttggtccgcttaaattaactcttagatttccctagattcattggattgaatggaatacgcattacaaccaaattattcctcatcaaagtccctaactatggaatacgcatgatagagacattcaacaaagatcattaagttcaacggaaatcataaacattgactaggcattcataactatggaatacgcatgttaatcccgcctagggtttacttaaacacaatcgtgactagcgatctttactactcatgaatataagttcataacgattaggtgaaattcccttatgtcctagcatcaagtttaggcatgcaaattaagtgtcgaccctcaacccacatacataaacaagttcttaatcaaaacagaaaagtaaaccacatctaaagttcatgaattcataactggagtaaatcaaatcataaccaacatatgtccatggcttcaaatttgcctctaactaaaaagaaattag encodes the following:
- the LOC126608945 gene encoding uncharacterized protein LOC126608945: MSFYKEPTIDDLMFYKELEELEKELPNMGGEENPTQGEMPPPPPPQVQRRPSLPPRPRPPISRASNPTQRRVQLSTRGRGPPPPSTPTSTGHSSTRGRGRRG
- the LOC126608863 gene encoding monosaccharide-sensing protein 3-like — encoded protein: MALLFEGLGVGGEASLEEYIIEPANEGGEGQAMTSDKDQIRLYGPEDGRASMLKGRASMIAKSVTGQANLGLMSRQGSLLNPNVPYVDPLVNLFGSVHEKLLPENTGSMRSLLNLPNMGSILNMGSVLNVAPPGCQDKTENWDLEGNGNAADFEVNVRRPLLSGQKSASIVNDMMPSKSNSLFGMRHNSS